From a region of the Odoribacter splanchnicus DSM 20712 genome:
- a CDS encoding alanyl-tRNA editing protein, whose translation MEQEIQLNGHNKQEYPPMHTAEHILNQTMIRMFGCERSKNTHIERKKSKCDYILSVEPTAEMITEIENRVNEVIGQDLPVTTCFVTREEVPEGVDLSKLPEDASATLRIVKIGEYDTCACIGQHVGTTAEIGKFKIISWDFESNRLRLRFKLEL comes from the coding sequence ATGGAACAAGAAATACAACTCAACGGCCACAACAAACAGGAGTATCCTCCTATGCATACGGCAGAGCATATACTGAATCAGACTATGATCCGGATGTTCGGCTGTGAACGTTCGAAAAATACGCATATCGAACGAAAAAAATCAAAATGCGATTATATTTTATCTGTCGAGCCAACTGCGGAAATGATCACAGAAATAGAAAACAGAGTGAACGAAGTGATCGGACAAGATTTACCTGTCACCACTTGTTTTGTTACCCGGGAAGAGGTGCCTGAAGGGGTGGATCTGAGTAAACTTCCTGAAGATGCCAGTGCTACTTTACGGATTGTGAAGATCGGAGAGTACGACACTTGTGCTTGTATCGGACAACATGTCGGTACGACTGCCGAAATTGGAAAGTTTAAGATTATATCCTGGGATTTTGAATCGAACCGTCTGCGTTTAAGATTCAAACTGGAGCTTTAA